Proteins encoded together in one Streptomyces sp. TLI_171 window:
- the truA gene encoding tRNA pseudouridine(38-40) synthase TruA, which translates to MAEDCVELPPVKDGPADGQVRIRLDLAYHGAEFSGWARQRERRTVQGELEDALRIVLRSAENFPLTVAGRTDAGVHARGQVAHVDLPAELWTQHGGKLLRRLAGRLPADVRVYRVSEAPHGFDARFAAIWRRYAYRVADHPGGVDPLVRGHVLWHDRPLDLDRMNEAAALLVGEHDFAAYCKKREGATTIRTLLELHWDRVPIDPYAAQEGTLAVATVRADAFCHNMVRALVGAMLLVGDGHRPVEFPGEVLAGGVRNSAVNVIRPHGLTLEEVGYPADELLAERNRVSRRLRTLGEPVAAEGPVG; encoded by the coding sequence GTGGCTGAGGACTGCGTGGAGCTGCCGCCGGTGAAGGACGGCCCGGCGGACGGGCAGGTGCGGATCAGGCTCGACCTGGCGTACCACGGGGCGGAGTTCTCGGGCTGGGCCCGACAGCGCGAACGGCGCACCGTGCAGGGCGAGTTGGAGGACGCGCTGCGGATCGTGCTGCGCAGCGCGGAGAACTTCCCGCTGACCGTGGCCGGCCGGACCGACGCCGGGGTGCACGCGCGCGGACAGGTGGCGCACGTCGACCTGCCGGCGGAGCTCTGGACGCAGCACGGCGGCAAGCTGCTGCGGCGGCTCGCCGGGCGGCTGCCGGCGGACGTCCGGGTCTACCGGGTGTCGGAGGCGCCGCACGGGTTCGACGCGCGGTTCGCGGCGATCTGGCGGCGCTACGCGTACCGGGTCGCCGACCACCCCGGCGGGGTCGACCCGCTGGTGCGGGGTCATGTGCTCTGGCACGACCGGCCGTTGGACCTGGACCGGATGAACGAGGCGGCGGCGCTGCTGGTCGGCGAGCACGACTTCGCGGCCTACTGCAAGAAGCGCGAGGGCGCGACCACCATCCGCACCCTGCTGGAACTCCACTGGGACCGGGTGCCGATCGACCCGTACGCCGCGCAGGAGGGCACGCTGGCGGTGGCCACCGTGCGGGCGGACGCGTTCTGCCACAACATGGTGCGGGCGCTGGTCGGGGCGATGCTGCTGGTCGGCGACGGGCACCGGCCGGTGGAGTTCCCGGGCGAGGTGCTGGCGGGCGGGGTGCGGAACTCGGCGGTCAACGTGATCCGGCCGCACGGGCTGACGCTGGAGGAGGTCGGCTACCCGGCGGACGAACTGCTCGCCGAGCGGAACCGGGTGTCGCGACGGCTCCGGACGCTGGGCGAGCCGGTGGCCGCCGAGGGGCCGGTCGGCTAA
- the rplQ gene encoding 50S ribosomal protein L17 → MPRPTKGARLGGGPHHEPLLLAGLARELFQYGRITTTEAKARRLRPLAEKLITKAKKGDIHNRRLVRKTITDVSVLHTLFTEIAPRFENRPGGYTRITKIGGRRGDNAPMAVIELVEGEIATKATVAEAEAAAKRAVKEAEQAAETKADEAAETTEA, encoded by the coding sequence ATGCCCCGTCCCACCAAGGGCGCCCGCCTCGGCGGCGGCCCGCACCACGAGCCGCTCCTGCTGGCCGGCCTGGCCCGCGAGCTGTTCCAGTACGGCCGCATCACCACCACCGAGGCCAAGGCCCGTCGCCTGCGCCCGCTGGCGGAGAAGCTGATCACCAAGGCGAAGAAGGGCGACATCCACAACCGTCGCCTGGTGCGCAAGACCATCACCGACGTGTCGGTCCTGCACACCCTCTTCACCGAGATCGCCCCGCGGTTCGAGAACCGTCCCGGCGGCTACACCCGCATCACCAAGATCGGCGGTCGCCGCGGCGACAACGCGCCGATGGCCGTGATCGAGCTGGTCGAGGGCGAGATCGCCACCAAGGCGACCGTCGCCGAGGCCGAGGCCGCTGCCAAGCGCGCCGTCAAGGAGGCCGAGCAGGCCGCCGAGACCAAGGCCGACGAGGCCGCCGAGACCACCGAGGCCTGA
- a CDS encoding glycoside hydrolase family 26 protein yields MSETTTMETSAAPQAAATRRRKKIHWWSRGSGIRLRIWMTVNVVLLGALCWGVMAALELDSKGPRYAGLGRPAGAPGIDQLIHPAPPPVPDKSIFGTPNGKYFGVATPEAPWSSGEVDSIADKAGVRPTMTEYFVRWTADFDPKGVARAYEHGTLPVISWEPWDGEEAGHTEQPAFALSTIVSGAHDDYIRRFAQGVAAQKWPVAIRFAHEMNGIWYPWSEGKNGNHKGEYVQAWKHVHDVFTQAGATNVIWVWSANIIRPVPGTDLAALYPGDDYVDWVGLTGYGTKDEESATDTFGPTLDILRRITHKPVLITETGREPSTALKAKWTTDFFGWLNRQADVLGFIWFERDRDQGGKADWRFDETPESQRAFADGIATVKLADGLGG; encoded by the coding sequence GTGTCTGAGACGACGACCATGGAGACCTCCGCCGCTCCCCAGGCCGCCGCCACCCGGCGCCGCAAGAAGATCCACTGGTGGTCGCGCGGCAGCGGCATCCGGCTGCGGATCTGGATGACCGTCAACGTGGTGCTGCTGGGCGCCCTCTGCTGGGGCGTCATGGCGGCCCTGGAACTGGACAGCAAGGGCCCCCGCTACGCCGGTCTGGGCCGCCCGGCCGGCGCGCCCGGGATCGACCAGCTGATCCACCCGGCGCCGCCGCCGGTGCCCGACAAGTCGATCTTCGGCACGCCGAACGGCAAGTACTTCGGCGTGGCGACCCCCGAGGCGCCGTGGTCCTCCGGCGAGGTCGACTCGATCGCCGACAAGGCCGGCGTCCGGCCCACCATGACCGAGTACTTCGTGCGCTGGACCGCCGACTTCGACCCGAAGGGCGTCGCCCGGGCCTACGAGCACGGCACCCTGCCGGTGATCTCCTGGGAGCCCTGGGACGGCGAGGAGGCCGGGCACACCGAGCAGCCCGCCTTCGCCCTCTCGACGATCGTCTCCGGCGCGCACGACGACTACATCCGGCGCTTCGCCCAGGGCGTCGCCGCCCAGAAGTGGCCGGTGGCGATCCGCTTCGCGCACGAGATGAACGGCATCTGGTACCCGTGGTCCGAGGGCAAGAACGGCAACCACAAGGGTGAGTACGTCCAGGCCTGGAAGCACGTCCACGACGTGTTCACCCAGGCCGGGGCGACCAACGTGATCTGGGTGTGGAGCGCGAACATCATCCGGCCGGTGCCGGGCACCGACCTGGCCGCGCTCTACCCCGGCGACGACTACGTGGACTGGGTCGGCCTGACCGGCTACGGCACCAAGGACGAGGAGAGCGCCACCGACACCTTCGGCCCCACGCTCGACATCCTGCGCCGGATCACCCACAAGCCGGTGCTGATCACCGAGACCGGCCGCGAGCCCAGCACCGCGCTCAAGGCGAAGTGGACCACCGATTTCTTCGGCTGGCTGAACCGGCAGGCGGACGTGCTCGGCTTCATCTGGTTCGAACGCGACCGGGACCAGGGCGGCAAGGCCGACTGGCGGTTCGACGAGACCCCCGAGTCCCAGCGCGCGTTCGCCGACGGCATCGCCACCGTCAAGCTCGCCGACGGACTCGGGGGCTGA
- a CDS encoding glycoside hydrolase family 26 protein — protein MPAERLKDRLGPLGERIREDVAPRLDRPVTKVAALVERLAAALGPVLARLWQVLPPALRVGLVTALVLGCFAVELDGGAGSQPARTVAASPAGDADGAALPPDPADEVGTEATKERLLHPPGVLFGIATPEAPSASRTQQVTEAAGEHPTVQEYFLKWNQDFEQEAFEASYQLGAMPLITWEPWAGGDKAVDQPEYRLSRITSGAHDAYLKRFAQAVKQAKGPVVLRFAHEMNETWYPWSEQRNGNRQGDYVAAWRHVHDVFKGQGVSNVIWLWCPDTQSADKPPLSRFYPGDDYVDWMGTEAYSSDDAESVGPLLDDTYDELTDLSDKPIFIGEAGSRPTNAKALWTQDFFSWLMDHPRVVGFVWFQFSDTEGGRYDWRFTTSPGTQEAFRRGLASHVLVSWPLH, from the coding sequence ATGCCGGCTGAGCGGCTGAAGGACAGGCTGGGCCCGCTGGGCGAGCGGATACGCGAGGATGTGGCGCCGCGGCTCGACCGGCCGGTGACGAAGGTCGCCGCGCTGGTCGAGCGGCTGGCGGCGGCGCTCGGCCCGGTGCTGGCACGGCTCTGGCAGGTGCTGCCGCCGGCCCTGCGGGTCGGGCTGGTGACCGCCCTGGTGCTGGGCTGCTTCGCGGTGGAGCTGGACGGCGGGGCCGGGTCGCAGCCGGCCCGGACGGTGGCGGCGTCCCCGGCCGGGGACGCCGACGGGGCTGCGCTGCCGCCGGACCCGGCGGACGAGGTCGGCACCGAGGCGACGAAGGAACGGCTGCTCCACCCGCCCGGGGTGCTGTTCGGGATCGCCACGCCCGAGGCCCCGAGCGCGTCGCGGACCCAGCAGGTCACCGAGGCCGCCGGGGAGCACCCGACGGTTCAGGAGTACTTCCTGAAGTGGAACCAGGACTTCGAGCAGGAGGCGTTCGAGGCTTCCTACCAGCTGGGCGCGATGCCGCTGATCACCTGGGAGCCGTGGGCGGGCGGTGACAAGGCCGTGGACCAGCCCGAGTATCGGCTGTCGCGGATCACCTCCGGGGCTCACGACGCGTACCTGAAGCGGTTCGCGCAGGCCGTGAAGCAGGCCAAGGGCCCGGTGGTGCTGCGGTTCGCGCACGAGATGAACGAGACCTGGTACCCGTGGTCCGAGCAGCGCAACGGCAACCGGCAGGGCGACTACGTCGCGGCCTGGCGGCACGTCCACGACGTGTTCAAGGGCCAGGGGGTCAGCAACGTCATCTGGCTGTGGTGCCCGGACACCCAGAGCGCGGACAAGCCGCCGCTGTCCCGGTTCTACCCGGGCGACGACTACGTGGACTGGATGGGGACGGAGGCCTACAGCAGTGACGATGCCGAGTCGGTGGGGCCCCTGCTGGACGACACCTACGACGAGCTGACGGACCTTTCGGACAAGCCGATCTTCATCGGCGAGGCGGGCTCGCGTCCGACCAACGCAAAGGCGCTGTGGACCCAGGACTTCTTCTCCTGGCTGATGGACCATCCGCGGGTGGTCGGCTTCGTCTGGTTCCAGTTCTCGGACACCGAAGGCGGGCGCTACGACTGGCGGTTCACCACCTCGCCGGGAACCCAGGAGGCGTTCCGCCGGGGACTCGCCTCGCACGTGCTGGTGTCCTGGCCGCTGCACTGA
- the rplM gene encoding 50S ribosomal protein L13 has protein sequence MRTYSPKPGDVQRQWHVIDATDVVLGRLASQAANLLRGKHKAIYAPHVDTGDFVIIINADKVHLSGNKKTQKLAYRHSGFPGGLRSVRYDDLLANNPEKAVEKAIKGMVPKNSLGRQMLSKLKVYSGDQHPHAAQQPVPFEITQVAQ, from the coding sequence GTGCGTACGTACAGCCCCAAGCCCGGCGACGTCCAGCGTCAGTGGCACGTCATCGACGCGACCGACGTCGTGCTCGGCCGCCTGGCCTCCCAGGCCGCCAACCTCCTGCGGGGCAAGCACAAGGCGATCTACGCGCCGCACGTTGACACTGGTGACTTCGTCATCATCATCAACGCCGACAAGGTGCACCTCTCGGGCAACAAGAAGACCCAGAAGCTGGCCTACCGCCACAGCGGCTTCCCGGGCGGTCTCCGCTCGGTCCGCTACGACGACCTGCTCGCGAACAACCCGGAGAAGGCCGTCGAGAAGGCCATCAAGGGCATGGTTCCGAAGAACAGCCTGGGCCGTCAGATGCTCTCGAAGCTGAAGGTCTACTCGGGCGACCAGCACCCGCACGCTGCGCAGCAGCCGGTGCCGTTCGAGATCACCCAGGTCGCGCAGTAA
- a CDS encoding glycosyltransferase family 2 protein — protein sequence MLAFLLQLRQWWTVGTIYPFAVFMTGVWVLWFVRLGLARRYKPWKRPYQVTTSVIIPVVDEPPDLFYSVLDRIIDQQPTEMVVVINGRRNEALEQVCDQLGVYWLWTEIPGKRNALKVGLDACTGEIAVLVDSDTVWTPTTLPELVKPFRDEKVGGVTTRQRILDPGRSVLTRWADWLESVRCQYSLPAMSVLGTVGCLPGRTIAFRRKILLECMDDFLSEKFLGVFLEVSDDRTLTNYTLKQGYRTVYQSTSLVYTDAPLHLRKLTKQQYRWARGSQYNTLRMLPWMLRRAKMLALFYVVDILVPFVLLGSFASWGTALWHRTGPSLYMELPLPAVHWKAITTILVLAAVMSLLSIAVRFGRHFAYRARDLVFLPVFMVINTFVLLPVRLLGFFRMGHNASWGTRKDGFAGERARSVKVVIPYLLGSALLFGSVMISV from the coding sequence ATGCTCGCTTTCCTGCTCCAGCTCCGCCAGTGGTGGACTGTCGGCACCATCTACCCTTTTGCCGTCTTCATGACCGGCGTCTGGGTGCTCTGGTTCGTCAGGCTCGGCCTGGCCCGCCGTTACAAGCCGTGGAAGCGGCCCTACCAGGTGACCACCTCCGTGATCATCCCGGTCGTGGACGAGCCGCCGGACCTCTTCTACTCGGTGCTGGACCGGATCATCGACCAGCAGCCCACCGAGATGGTCGTGGTCATCAACGGACGCCGCAACGAGGCGCTGGAGCAGGTCTGCGACCAGCTCGGCGTGTACTGGCTGTGGACCGAGATCCCGGGCAAGCGCAACGCCCTCAAGGTCGGGCTGGACGCCTGCACCGGGGAGATCGCCGTGCTCGTCGACTCCGACACCGTGTGGACCCCCACCACCCTCCCCGAACTGGTCAAGCCGTTCCGGGACGAGAAGGTCGGCGGGGTGACCACCCGTCAGCGGATCCTCGACCCCGGGCGGTCGGTGCTCACCCGCTGGGCCGACTGGCTGGAGAGCGTCCGCTGCCAGTACTCGCTGCCCGCGATGAGCGTGCTCGGCACCGTCGGCTGCCTGCCCGGCCGGACCATCGCCTTCCGCCGGAAGATCCTGCTGGAGTGCATGGACGACTTCCTGTCGGAGAAGTTCCTCGGGGTCTTCCTGGAGGTCAGCGACGACCGGACGCTGACCAACTACACGCTCAAGCAGGGCTACCGCACCGTCTACCAGTCCACCTCGCTGGTCTACACGGACGCACCGCTGCACCTGCGCAAGCTCACCAAGCAGCAGTACCGCTGGGCCCGCGGCTCGCAGTACAACACGCTGCGGATGCTGCCGTGGATGCTGCGCCGGGCCAAGATGCTCGCCCTGTTCTACGTGGTGGACATCCTGGTGCCGTTCGTCCTGCTCGGCTCCTTCGCCTCCTGGGGCACGGCGCTGTGGCACCGCACCGGCCCCAGCCTGTACATGGAGCTGCCGCTGCCGGCCGTCCACTGGAAGGCCATCACCACGATCCTGGTGCTCGCCGCGGTGATGTCGCTGCTGTCGATCGCCGTCCGGTTCGGCCGTCACTTCGCCTACCGGGCGCGGGACCTGGTCTTCCTCCCGGTGTTCATGGTGATCAACACTTTCGTCCTGCTGCCGGTCCGGCTGCTGGGCTTCTTCCGGATGGGTCACAACGCCTCCTGGGGCACCCGCAAGGACGGCTTCGCGGGTGAGCGGGCGCGCAGCGTCAAGGTGGTCATCCCCTATCTGCTGGGCAGCGCCCTGCTGTTCGGGTCGGTGATGATCAGTGTCTGA
- the rpsI gene encoding 30S ribosomal protein S9, which translates to MAETAIESTLEVDFDDENVDEYTTETEYTTESLAGRFGEAVPGAGLGRRKEAIARVRIVPGTGQWKINGRTLENYFPNKVHQQTVNEPFKLLELDGRYDVIARIAGGGVSGQAYALRLGVARALNEADVDNNRGPLKKAGFLTRDSRAVERKKAGLKKARKAPQYSKR; encoded by the coding sequence GTGGCCGAGACTGCCATCGAGAGCACCCTCGAGGTTGACTTCGACGACGAGAACGTCGACGAGTACACCACCGAGACCGAGTACACCACCGAGTCGCTGGCCGGCCGCTTCGGCGAGGCCGTCCCCGGCGCCGGCCTCGGCCGCCGCAAGGAGGCGATCGCCCGCGTGCGCATCGTCCCCGGCACCGGCCAGTGGAAGATCAACGGTCGCACCCTGGAGAACTACTTCCCCAACAAGGTGCACCAGCAGACCGTGAACGAGCCCTTCAAGCTCCTTGAGCTGGACGGCCGTTACGACGTCATCGCCCGCATCGCGGGTGGCGGCGTCTCCGGTCAGGCCTACGCGCTGCGCCTCGGCGTGGCCCGTGCGCTGAACGAGGCGGACGTGGACAACAACCGCGGCCCGCTCAAGAAGGCCGGCTTCCTGACCCGCGACTCGCGCGCCGTCGAGCGCAAGAAGGCCGGTCTCAAGAAGGCCCGCAAGGCGCCGCAGTACAGCAAGCGCTAA
- a CDS encoding glycosyltransferase family 39 protein — translation MSWAVSPHTEGAPTAIPEPRAGQAPARRGRRAGPAERRLLGLALPVWFLLLALAVQAGFALRLIWTRTAFTDEALYLFAGHDVVSSWVHGTDLANYAGYFSGAPQLYPPVGAAADTIGGVAAARLLGLACMMGATVLGYLAASRLYGRTAGALAALVFVVLTPTQFLAAFSTYDPMAVLLTALAGYLAIRAEGRWGLLAASGLAVALADAVKYASALWSPAVVALAVLCAMPRLRFGAALLRGVFVTAVAGALLGLGILAGGERLWDGIESTTLSRTTGHDSAAFIFGESWDWIGPVWLLAVAGLVLLCVRGASWASREIGAVLLLAALLAPVNQSRINLTVSLHKHVTFGAWFASLLAGYFLAWLLSAGGRRIWQPVLITAALAGTLAAGLPETDRLYLRGWADAGRMVDTIRPYVDGKGLYLAENSPVPRYYLRHETDGTQWVSTWAYSYKDPKDKKTYTGAPAYEKAIAAHKFDLVVLDNKTTKDLDARIIAALRANKDYQQVADLPTNLGDLHYTVWVYRPAAQQG, via the coding sequence GTGTCCTGGGCCGTCTCTCCTCACACCGAGGGGGCTCCTACCGCCATACCCGAGCCGAGGGCGGGGCAGGCCCCGGCCCGGCGCGGGCGCCGCGCCGGGCCGGCCGAGCGCCGGCTGCTCGGGCTGGCGCTGCCCGTCTGGTTCCTGCTGCTGGCCCTGGCCGTCCAGGCGGGGTTCGCGCTCCGGCTGATCTGGACCCGGACGGCGTTCACGGACGAGGCGCTGTACCTGTTCGCCGGGCACGACGTGGTCTCCAGCTGGGTGCACGGCACGGACCTGGCCAACTACGCGGGGTACTTCTCGGGCGCGCCGCAGCTGTACCCGCCGGTCGGCGCGGCCGCCGACACCATCGGCGGGGTGGCCGCCGCCCGACTGCTCGGCCTGGCCTGCATGATGGGCGCCACCGTGCTCGGCTACCTCGCCGCGTCCCGGCTGTACGGGCGGACGGCGGGGGCGCTGGCCGCGCTGGTGTTCGTGGTGCTGACGCCCACCCAGTTCCTGGCGGCGTTCTCCACCTACGACCCGATGGCGGTGCTGCTGACCGCGCTCGCCGGCTACCTGGCGATCAGGGCCGAGGGCCGCTGGGGCCTGCTGGCGGCCTCCGGACTCGCGGTGGCGCTGGCGGACGCCGTCAAGTACGCGTCGGCGCTGTGGAGTCCGGCGGTGGTGGCGCTGGCGGTGCTGTGCGCGATGCCGCGGCTGAGGTTCGGGGCGGCGCTGCTGCGCGGCGTGTTCGTCACCGCGGTCGCGGGCGCTCTGCTGGGCCTGGGGATCCTGGCGGGCGGGGAGCGGCTGTGGGACGGCATCGAGAGCACCACGCTGTCCCGGACCACCGGGCACGACTCGGCGGCGTTCATCTTCGGCGAGTCCTGGGACTGGATCGGCCCGGTCTGGCTGCTGGCGGTGGCCGGGCTGGTGCTGCTGTGCGTGCGCGGCGCGTCCTGGGCGAGCCGCGAGATCGGTGCGGTGCTGCTGCTCGCGGCGCTGCTGGCGCCGGTCAACCAGTCCCGGATCAACCTGACCGTCTCGCTGCACAAGCACGTCACCTTCGGCGCCTGGTTCGCGAGCCTGCTGGCGGGCTACTTCCTGGCCTGGCTGCTGTCCGCGGGCGGGCGCCGGATCTGGCAGCCGGTGCTGATCACCGCCGCGCTGGCCGGCACCCTGGCGGCGGGCCTGCCGGAGACCGACCGGCTGTACCTGCGCGGGTGGGCGGACGCCGGCCGGATGGTCGACACGATCCGGCCGTACGTCGACGGGAAGGGCCTGTACCTGGCGGAGAACTCGCCGGTGCCGCGGTACTACCTGCGCCACGAGACGGACGGCACGCAGTGGGTCAGCACGTGGGCCTACTCGTACAAGGACCCGAAGGACAAGAAGACCTACACCGGTGCGCCCGCCTACGAGAAGGCCATCGCCGCGCACAAGTTCGACCTGGTGGTGCTGGACAACAAGACCACCAAGGACCTGGACGCCCGGATCATCGCGGCGCTGCGGGCGAACAAGGACTACCAGCAGGTCGCCGACCTGCCCACCAACCTCGGCGACCTGCACTACACGGTCTGGGTCTACCGGCCCGCCGCCCAGCAGGGCTGA
- a CDS encoding ABC-F family ATP-binding cassette domain-containing protein, which yields MGHVEISHLEYYLPDGRVLFDDASFRVGEGAAVALVGANGAGKTTLLRMIAGDVQPHGGSVTVSGGLGVMRQFVGTTGREDANDAPGALPVDASVRDLLVSVAPKRIADAARAVDAAELAMIAQDDEKSQMAYAQALSDWSDAGGYEYEADWDVCTVAALGVPFERAQWRGLNTLSGGEQKRLVLEALLRGPDEVLLLDEPDNYLDVPGKRWLEEAIRATNKTVLYISHDRELLSCTAEKIIAVESGATGSSVWVHGGGFDTFHEARKARFERFEELRRRWDEEHAKLKKLVVTLRQAAAVSHEMASRYAAAQTRLKKFEDAGPPEAPPREQSISMRLKGGRTGVRAFTMAGLELSGLMKPFDLEVFYGERVAVLGSNGSGKSHFLRLLAGDDSVKHNGTWKLGARVVPGHFRQTHAHPELLGRTVRSIVEEEHALSRGAAMSALRRYELDRQEEQKFESLSGGQQARLMILKLELSGSTALLLDEPTDNLDLESAEALQQGLEAFDGTVLCVTHDRWFARSFDRFLVFGSDGRVYEAPEPVWDETRVVRDR from the coding sequence ATGGGACACGTCGAGATTTCGCACCTTGAGTACTACCTGCCGGACGGGCGGGTGCTGTTCGACGACGCGTCCTTCCGGGTGGGCGAGGGGGCGGCGGTCGCGTTGGTGGGGGCCAACGGCGCCGGGAAGACCACGCTGCTGCGGATGATCGCGGGGGACGTGCAGCCGCACGGCGGGTCGGTGACGGTGAGCGGCGGGCTGGGCGTGATGCGCCAGTTCGTCGGCACCACGGGCCGGGAGGACGCCAACGACGCCCCCGGCGCGCTGCCGGTCGACGCGTCGGTGCGGGACCTGCTGGTGTCCGTCGCTCCGAAGCGGATCGCCGACGCGGCCCGGGCGGTGGACGCCGCGGAGCTCGCGATGATCGCGCAGGACGACGAGAAGTCGCAGATGGCGTACGCGCAGGCGCTGTCGGACTGGTCGGACGCCGGCGGTTACGAGTACGAGGCGGACTGGGACGTGTGCACGGTGGCCGCGCTCGGCGTCCCGTTCGAGCGGGCGCAGTGGCGGGGGCTGAACACGCTGTCCGGCGGCGAGCAGAAGCGGCTGGTGCTGGAGGCGCTGCTGCGCGGTCCGGACGAGGTGCTGCTGCTGGACGAGCCGGACAACTACCTGGACGTGCCGGGCAAGCGGTGGCTGGAGGAGGCGATCCGGGCCACCAACAAGACGGTGCTGTACATCTCGCACGACCGGGAACTGCTGTCCTGCACCGCGGAGAAGATCATCGCGGTGGAGTCGGGGGCGACGGGCTCCAGCGTCTGGGTGCACGGCGGCGGGTTCGACACCTTCCACGAGGCCCGCAAGGCGCGGTTCGAGCGGTTCGAGGAACTGCGCCGGCGCTGGGACGAGGAGCACGCCAAGCTGAAGAAGCTGGTGGTGACGCTGCGCCAGGCGGCCGCGGTCAGCCACGAGATGGCATCCCGGTACGCGGCCGCGCAGACCAGGCTGAAGAAGTTCGAGGACGCGGGCCCGCCGGAGGCGCCGCCGCGCGAGCAGTCGATCTCCATGCGGCTGAAGGGCGGCCGCACCGGGGTGCGGGCGTTCACCATGGCGGGCCTGGAGCTGTCGGGGCTGATGAAGCCGTTCGACCTGGAGGTCTTCTACGGCGAGCGGGTCGCGGTGCTGGGCTCGAACGGCTCCGGCAAGTCGCACTTCCTGCGGCTGCTGGCCGGCGACGACTCGGTGAAGCACAACGGCACCTGGAAGCTGGGGGCCCGGGTGGTGCCCGGGCACTTCCGGCAGACCCACGCCCACCCGGAGCTGCTGGGGCGGACGGTGCGCTCGATCGTGGAGGAGGAGCACGCGCTGTCCCGCGGGGCGGCGATGTCGGCGCTGCGCCGCTACGAGCTGGACCGGCAGGAGGAGCAGAAGTTCGAGTCGCTGTCCGGCGGGCAGCAGGCCCGGCTGATGATCCTCAAGCTGGAGCTGTCGGGTTCGACGGCGCTGCTGCTGGACGAGCCGACCGACAACCTGGACCTGGAGAGCGCCGAGGCGCTGCAGCAGGGGCTGGAGGCGTTCGACGGCACCGTGCTGTGCGTCACCCACGACCGGTGGTTCGCCCGGAGCTTCGACCGCTTCCTGGTGTTCGGCTCGGACGGGCGGGTCTACGAGGCCCCGGAGCCGGTGTGGGACGAGACCCGGGTGGTCCGGGACCGCTGA
- the glmM gene encoding phosphoglucosamine mutase, translated as MARLFGTDGVRGVANEGLTAELALGLSVAAAHVLGDANAFEGHRPVAVVGRDPRASGEFLEAAVIAGLASAGVDVLRVGVLPTPAVAYLTGALGADFGVMLSASHNAMPDNGIKFLARGGHKLDDAIEDAIEAHYRRYGVGDETWNRPTGAAVGRVRQYGEGFDRYVAHLVAVLPNRLDGVKVVIDGAHGAAARVAPEAFARAGAEVVYTLGTEPTGLNINDGVGSTHLDKLRAAMKEHKADLGIALDGDADRCLAADADGNEVDGDQIIAILAVAMKEAGTLRRNTAVATVMSNLGFKLAMEREGVELVQTAVGDRYVLEEMKQHGFALGGEQSGHVILLDHATTGDGTLTGLMLGARLAATKQPLADLAAVMTRLPQVLINVKGVDKDRVESCVELQAAVAEAEAELGSTGRVLLRKSGTEPLVRVMVEAVGSEQAQAVCERLAESVRLHLG; from the coding sequence ATGGCACGACTCTTCGGTACGGACGGGGTGCGCGGGGTGGCCAACGAAGGCCTGACCGCGGAGTTGGCGCTCGGCCTGTCGGTGGCCGCCGCCCACGTGCTCGGCGACGCGAACGCGTTCGAGGGCCACCGGCCGGTGGCCGTGGTCGGCCGGGACCCCCGGGCGTCCGGAGAGTTCCTGGAGGCCGCGGTGATCGCCGGCCTGGCCAGCGCCGGCGTGGATGTGCTCCGGGTGGGCGTGCTGCCGACCCCGGCGGTGGCGTACCTGACGGGCGCGCTGGGCGCGGACTTCGGCGTGATGCTGTCCGCCAGCCACAACGCGATGCCCGACAACGGCATCAAGTTCCTGGCCCGCGGCGGCCACAAGCTGGACGACGCGATCGAGGACGCGATCGAGGCGCACTACCGCCGCTACGGCGTCGGCGACGAGACCTGGAACCGGCCGACGGGCGCCGCGGTGGGCCGGGTCCGGCAGTACGGCGAGGGCTTCGACCGGTACGTGGCGCACCTGGTCGCGGTGCTGCCGAACCGGCTGGACGGCGTCAAGGTGGTCATCGACGGCGCGCACGGCGCGGCCGCCCGGGTCGCCCCGGAGGCGTTCGCCCGGGCCGGCGCCGAGGTGGTGTACACCCTGGGCACCGAGCCGACCGGTCTGAACATCAACGACGGCGTCGGCTCCACCCACCTGGACAAGCTGCGCGCCGCGATGAAGGAGCACAAGGCCGACCTGGGCATCGCGCTGGACGGCGACGCGGACCGCTGCCTGGCCGCCGACGCGGACGGCAACGAGGTCGACGGCGACCAGATCATCGCGATCCTCGCGGTCGCCATGAAGGAGGCCGGCACGCTGCGCCGCAACACGGCGGTCGCCACGGTGATGTCCAACCTGGGCTTCAAGCTGGCGATGGAGCGCGAGGGCGTCGAGCTGGTGCAGACCGCGGTCGGCGACCGGTACGTGTTGGAGGAGATGAAGCAGCACGGCTTCGCGCTGGGCGGCGAGCAGTCCGGGCACGTGATCCTGCTGGACCACGCCACCACCGGCGACGGCACGCTGACCGGTCTGATGCTGGGGGCCCGGCTGGCCGCCACCAAGCAGCCGCTGGCGGACCTGGCCGCGGTGATGACCCGGCTGCCGCAGGTCCTGATCAACGTCAAGGGCGTGGACAAGGACCGGGTGGAGTCCTGCGTCGAGCTGCAGGCCGCGGTCGCCGAGGCGGAGGCCGAACTCGGCTCCACCGGGCGGGTGTTGCTGCGCAAGTCGGGAACCGAGCCGCTGGTCCGGGTGATGGTGGAGGCGGTCGGCTCCGAGCAGGCCCAGGCGGTGTGCGAGCGGCTCGCCGAATCGGTGCGGTTGCACCTGGGCTGA